Part of the Planctomycetota bacterium genome, ACCGTTCGCTCAGCGCCGAGACCCGCGAGGCGTTCCAGTTGGGCGCCGCTCCGGAAGGCTGGGATCATCTCGTGCGCCAGGTCGAGCGCCTGGCCAAGCACAACGCCAACACCGGCGAGAAGATTCCGCGCGAGAGCTTCGAGGCCCTGGGCCTGATCCGCAGCGGACAGCGCGGCCCGATGGATGGCTTCCGCAACCGCCTGCTCTTTCCCATCCACGACGAGCTCGGAAATCCGATCGCCCTGGGCGCCCGCCGCCTCGATCCCAACGACGAGCCCAAGTACCTGAACAGCCCTGATTCCCCGCTGTTTTCCAAGGGCCGCACGCTCTACGCCCTGCACCGGGCGCGGCGCACCATCATCGAGACCAAGCACGCGATCGTGGTGGAGGGCTACGTCGACGCGGTCGCCCTGCACCAGGCTGGCGTGACCAATGTCGTGGCCACCCTGGGCACGGCCCTCACCAGGGATCACGCGCGCTCCCTGCAGCGCATGGCCGAGCGCATCACCGTGGTGTTCGATCCCGACCTCGCCGGCGAGCGCGCCGCCGACCGCGCCGTGGAGACCTTCCTGGCGGTCCCGGTCGACGTTCGCATCGCCACCCTGCCCGACGGCCTGGATGCCGACGAATTGCTGCAACGAGCCAACGGCCTGGAAGAGTTCCACGCGGCGCTGGCCCGAGGCGAAGAGGCCCTCTCCTGGATGGTGCGCCGATTCAAGGCCAACCTCCAATCCTCCGAGGGCATGTCGGCGAAGCAGCAGCGCCTGCAGGAACTGTTGCGCAAACTCGGCGAGCTGGGATTTCGATCGATGGAGCCGATCCGCCGCAGCTTCGTGATGACCGAGTTGTCCAAGCTCACCGGCGTCGCGGCGCGCACGCTCGAACAGGCGATGCCGCAGTCGCGCTCCGAGCTGAAATTGAACGACACCGCGCCGGCCCCGGCCGCCCCGGCTCCGCCCTCCAGCGCCCGGCAGCGCGCCCGCCGGACCGCGGAGCGGAATTTCCTCGCGGCCCTCATGGCCGACCCGGACGCCGCGCAGGTCCGCGTGGCCCTGGGCGAAGAGGGCCTTCTGCCTGTTTCCGAGGCGTTCACTCCGGAGCATTTCGAGCAGGCCGATCTGCGCCAGATCTGGAATCTGCTCGTGGAACGGCTTGAATCCGGACGACCCTTCCACGTGCAGGACGTGCAGGCCGACACCGACGATCCCGGACTGAAGGGCCTCTGCGTCGAGCTGTTCCAGATGGGAAGCGGACGCCACGAGGCGACGGATCCCTCGGAGGCCGTTCGCCGCACCGCCGCTGAATTCGACCGCCTCTTGCACGACGCCGAACCGGCGCCGGACTCGAAAAGATTCCTGGACCCAGTCGACGCCGACGCCCGCCTTGCGCAATTGCGCCGAGGAGGCCATAACCCCACCGCCATCGCCCGAAATGCACGAAATGACGCGCGAACTGAAACCGCGACGCGAACGTCTGCGGATCTCTCTTGACCGATTTTTCCACCCTTTCACAGAGAATTGGAGCTGAACCGTGAGCCTTGCCATCAAAGATCTGAAAGCCACCCTTCGCCGCCTGGTCGAGACCGGAAAGCAGCGGAAGTGGATTAGCTACGAGGAACTCAACACCTGCCTGCCGGATGAGTTCGTCAACGCCGACCGGATCGACGAGCTCTTTGTTCTGCTCAGCGAGAATGGCATCGACATGATGGACGAGGTCGAGGTGCAGCGCAACAAGCTGACGCCGATCGACGCGCCGCTGCAGACCAACCTGAAGTTCCACCGCGACAATCCCAAGCACCGCAAGGAGAAGGCGATCTCGGTTCCGGCCGCCATCCAGGGACCGCCGCCGGCGCCGATCCTCGGCGCGGGCACGCAGCCCAAGCTTCCCAAGCAGGTCAAGGATGTCGTGGAGGTTCCCTCCACCAAGGCGGGACCCGATCCGGCGGAGCTGGACGATGAGATCCTCGACGACGCGGAGGCACAGGCGATCCTGGAGCAGGCCCTCGCCGAGCAGGGCAGCAAGCGCATCGACGATCCCATCCGCATGTACCTCACGCAGATGGGAACCATCCCGCTGCTGACCCGCGAGCAGGAGATCCGGCTGGCCAAGAAGATCGAGACCACCCGCATGATCTTCCGCCGCAAGACGCTCGAGAGCGACTACGTGGCCCGCCTGGCGACCGAGACGCTCAAGCAGGTGCGCGACGGCAAGCTGCCCTTCGACCGGACCATGCGCATCTCCACCGCCGAGGAGGACGCCAAGGGCAAGATCGCGGCGCGGATTCCGGTCAACGTGGAGACCATCGCCAAGCTGATCGTGCTCAACGAGCGGCAGTGGAACCAACTCGAGGACTCGTCGATCTCCGCGGAGCGCAAGAGCGCCATTCGGAGCGAGCTGCGCCTGCGCCGCCGCAAGGTGACCACGCTGCTGGAGGAGTGCTGCCTGCGCACCGGCCGCATCCAGCCGCTGATGCGCCGCCTGCAGTCCATCCACCGCAAGATGCGCGAGCTGATCCGTCAGCTGCAGAAGGCCGAGAAATTCCCGGAGCGATTCGACCCCGAGGACCAGATCGTGATGCGCGAAGAGCTCTCCGGCCTGCGCTCCATCGTGTTCGAGGAGCCCGAGGAGCTCGAGGCTCGCATGAAGGCGATCGAGCGCGTCTTCGGCGAGTACGAGCAGGCCAAGCGCGACCTCTCCGGCGGCAACCTCCGCCTGGTGGTCAGCATCGCCAAGAAGTATCGCAACCGCGGACTCCCCTTCCTGGACATCATCCAGGAGGGCAACACCGGCCTGATGCGCGCCGTGGACAAGTACGAATACCAGCGCGGCTACAAGTTCAGCACCTACGCGACCTGGTGGATCCGCCAGGCGATCACCCGCGCCATCGCGGACCACGCGCGGACGATCCGCGTTCCGGTGCACATGATCGAGACCATGAGCAAGCTGCGCAACATCCAGAAGCACCTGCTGCAGGAGCTGGGGCGCGAGCCCACCGGCGAGGAGATCGCGGCCAAGGCCAAGATGCCCGCGGAGGAAGTGCGCCGCGTGATGAAGATCAGCCGCCATCCGATCTCGCTCGACCGCCCCGTGGGCGAGAGCGAGGACAGCCACTTCGGCGACTTCATCGAGGACGAGCGGCAGTCGAGCCCGTCCGAGGCGGCCAGCAACGAGCTGCTGCGCCAGCGCATCAACGACGTGCTCAAGACCCTCACCTACCGAGAGCGAGAAATTCTGAAGCTGCGCTACGGCATCGGCGACGGATACACCTACACCCTCGAGGAAGTGGGACGCATCTTCAAGGTCACCCGCGAGCGCGTGCGCCAAGTCGAGAGCAAGGCCCTGAAGAAGCTGCAGCATCCGGTGCGGAGCCAGCGGCTCTCCAGCTTCCTGGTTTCTCAGGATGACGGGGACGACGCCGGCGACGGCGAAGTGCTCGACACCGGCGAGGATGTGCCCGACGACTCCGAGGATTGACGGACATGGCCCTGCCCGCTTGGGCAAGGCCCTTCGGAAGGTTGTTTTTCAGCGGCAGGCAAGCCCAAAGGCGGCTGAGTACACTTTGCCCTCTTGCGGATGTGGCGAAATTGGCAGA contains:
- the dnaG gene encoding DNA primase, coding for MVTSQQSDRDLILDATDLVSLIGEHVSLKPRGREHVGLCPFHDDKSPSLAVVTHKGSAFYKCFACGAAGNAIDFAMNYHKMEFREALKFLGQKCGIALRDTRDDAPKNPATSKELLRKAMAAAVKFYQRCLADDTLGAAARSHLDDRSLSAETREAFQLGAAPEGWDHLVRQVERLAKHNANTGEKIPRESFEALGLIRSGQRGPMDGFRNRLLFPIHDELGNPIALGARRLDPNDEPKYLNSPDSPLFSKGRTLYALHRARRTIIETKHAIVVEGYVDAVALHQAGVTNVVATLGTALTRDHARSLQRMAERITVVFDPDLAGERAADRAVETFLAVPVDVRIATLPDGLDADELLQRANGLEEFHAALARGEEALSWMVRRFKANLQSSEGMSAKQQRLQELLRKLGELGFRSMEPIRRSFVMTELSKLTGVAARTLEQAMPQSRSELKLNDTAPAPAAPAPPSSARQRARRTAERNFLAALMADPDAAQVRVALGEEGLLPVSEAFTPEHFEQADLRQIWNLLVERLESGRPFHVQDVQADTDDPGLKGLCVELFQMGSGRHEATDPSEAVRRTAAEFDRLLHDAEPAPDSKRFLDPVDADARLAQLRRGGHNPTAIARNARNDARTETATRTSADLS
- the rpoD gene encoding RNA polymerase sigma factor RpoD, with the translated sequence MKDLKATLRRLVETGKQRKWISYEELNTCLPDEFVNADRIDELFVLLSENGIDMMDEVEVQRNKLTPIDAPLQTNLKFHRDNPKHRKEKAISVPAAIQGPPPAPILGAGTQPKLPKQVKDVVEVPSTKAGPDPAELDDEILDDAEAQAILEQALAEQGSKRIDDPIRMYLTQMGTIPLLTREQEIRLAKKIETTRMIFRRKTLESDYVARLATETLKQVRDGKLPFDRTMRISTAEEDAKGKIAARIPVNVETIAKLIVLNERQWNQLEDSSISAERKSAIRSELRLRRRKVTTLLEECCLRTGRIQPLMRRLQSIHRKMRELIRQLQKAEKFPERFDPEDQIVMREELSGLRSIVFEEPEELEARMKAIERVFGEYEQAKRDLSGGNLRLVVSIAKKYRNRGLPFLDIIQEGNTGLMRAVDKYEYQRGYKFSTYATWWIRQAITRAIADHARTIRVPVHMIETMSKLRNIQKHLLQELGREPTGEEIAAKAKMPAEEVRRVMKISRHPISLDRPVGESEDSHFGDFIEDERQSSPSEAASNELLRQRINDVLKTLTYREREILKLRYGIGDGYTYTLEEVGRIFKVTRERVRQVESKALKKLQHPVRSQRLSSFLVSQDDGDDAGDGEVLDTGEDVPDDSED